A region of Solanum dulcamara chromosome 7, daSolDulc1.2, whole genome shotgun sequence DNA encodes the following proteins:
- the LOC129894049 gene encoding zinc finger CCCH domain-containing protein 25, whose amino-acid sequence MNPLTLVKRIQNINAKEASLGISDQASWHARYKDSAYVFVGGIPFDLTEGDLLAVFAQYGEVVDVNLVRDKGTGKSKGFAFVAYEDQRSTNLAVDNLNGAQILGRIIRVDHVSNYKKKEEEDEETERKKREERGVCRSFQRGECNRGAACKFSHDEKRAANTGWGAAEDRSLRWSHDKVEDSRKDGRSGQWGRPPWPDYKEEVKVSDKDPRNSNAKISDIERHEQRDSTARDHYKRDVEQRRSERKEKESNYKDDDLDRSHVERRSRRYDGVQDSGEATERKSRRCDDVTSKEYDDRRDERRQKRYESESYHAEKRESREREKRARFHGDGGDEEDRSQRSRR is encoded by the exons ATGAATCCGTTGACGCTAGTGAAGCGTATTCAGAATATTAATGCAAAAGAAGCATCTTTAGGGATTTCCGATCAGGCATCCTGGCATGCCAGATACAAAGACTCAGCTTATGTATTTGTTGGCGGCATTCCTTTTGACCTCACTGAAGGTGATCTCCTCGCTGTTTTTGCTCA GTATGGGGAGGTTGTTGATGTCAATCTTGTTAGAGATAAAGGTACAGGCAAGTCAAAGGGTTTCGCTTTTGTTGCTTACGAGGATCAAAGGAGTACAAATCTTGCTGTGG ATAACTTAAACGGTGCTCAGATTCTGGGTAGAATAATCAGAGTTGATCATGTTTCCAACTATAAAAAGAAAGAGGAAGAGGATGAAGAGACGGAGAGGAAAAAGAGGGAGGAGCGAGGGGTCTGCCGCTCTTTTCAGAGGGGTGAATGCAATCGTGGTGCTGCGTGCAAGTTCTCTCACGATGAGAAG AGAGCTGCAAACACAGGCTGGGGTGCTGCGGAAGATCGAAGTTTGAGATGGTCCCATGACAAAGTTGAAGATTCTAGGAAGGATGGAAGATCTGGCCAATGGGGTCGGCCTCCGTGGCCTGATTACAAGGAAGAGGTCAAAGTCTCTGATAAAGATCCAAGAAATTCTAATGCAAAAATCAGTGATATAGAAAGGCATGAGCAGAGAGATTCGACTGCAAGAGATCATTATAAGAGAGATGTCGAGCAGCGCAGGTCAGAGCGGAAGGAAAAGGAAAGTAATTACAAAGATGATGATCTGGATAGGTCACATGTGGAGAGAAGATCTAGGAGGTATGATGGTGTACAAGACTCGGGGGAAGCTACAGAGAGAAAATCTAGGAGGTGTGATGATGTGACCTCAAAGGAATATGATGATAGGAGAGatgaaagaagacaaaaaagATATGAATCTGAATCTTATCATGCAGAAAAAAGAGAAAGCAGGGAAAGGGAGAAACGAGCTCGCTTCCACGGTGATGGAGGGGATGAAGAAGACCGGAGCCAAAGATCTCGTAGATAA
- the LOC129894050 gene encoding anamorsin homolog, which translates to MDGQVGDGSILVLVEDVMVPISVVYNAISILKKEGVEKLDPMIVTQASTQSLTSVESASRDIAALICRSLEFPSDKMCEDILRVLKPGGTVLLSLSSQSVSKANSTHERKLLLAGFSDAQSSEAGHSIVITAKKPSWKVGSSFSIKKVTKSLPKVQIDDDSDLIDEDSLLSEEDLKKPQLPNVGDCEVGKTKNACKNCTCGRAEAETKVQLGPTAEQLNNPQSACGSCGLGDAFRCSTCPYKGLPPFKLGEKVTLSGNFLDADI; encoded by the exons ATG GACGGCCAAGTTGGAGATGGTAGTATATTGGTGCTTGTCGAGGATGTTATGGTACCAATTAGTGTGGTATACAATGCAATCAGTATCTTGAAGAAAGAGGGAGTTGAGAAGTTGGACCCTATGATTGTTACTCAAGCTTCAACCCAGA GTCTGACATCAGTGGAGTCTGCATCTAGGGATATTGCTGCTCTCATCTGTAGGTCCCTTGAGTTTCCTAGTGATAAAATGTGTGAGGACATCTTGAGAGTGTTGAAGCCAGGTGGAACAGTCCTACTTAGCCTAAGTTCTCAATCAGTCTCGAAG GCGAACTCCACCCACGAGCGCAAGTTATTGTTGGCTGGATTCTCTGATGCTCAGTCATCTGAAGCCGGCCACTCTATCGTG ATAACAGCAAAGAAACCTTCATGGAAAGTTGGTTCATCCTTCTCTATCAAGAAAGTCACGAAAAGTTTACCGAAAGTTCAGATTGATGATGATTCCGATCTCATCGATGAGGATAGCCTTCTCAGTGAAGAAGATCTGAAGAAACCTCAATTGCCAAATG TTGGAGATTGCGAAGTTGGAAAAACAAAGAATGCATGCAAAAATTGTACTTGCGGACGTGCTGAAGCCGAGACTAAAGTGCAACTTGGGCCAACTGCTGAACAACTGAATAATCCTCAGTCTGCTTGTGGCAGT TGTGGTCTAGGTGATGCTTTCCGTTGCAGTACATGCCCTTATAAGGGTCTTCCTCCATTCAAACTTGGTGAAAAG GTAACGCTTTCTGGGAACTTTCTTGATGCTGACATCTAA
- the LOC129894972 gene encoding nuclear speckle RNA-binding protein B: protein MRPPISPLKINKDSCYIKKSQHQHQQRHHPVIIYTHSPKIIHTNPCDFMSLVQKLTGLSSHHHPNSDSDTNYHEIDSNSDENHNSSCNAAVVNSSFPCCIPTGQPIFDPPNTSENGDAYSQNIHNDFGDSLDFLCSTHDPLCSYTDSFFYIESTMKSSITSSPSSSFESMKELPDF from the coding sequence ATGAGGCCTCCAATCTCTCCATTGAAGATCAACAAGGACTCTTGTTACATCAAGAAATCTCAGCACCAACACCAGCAGCGGCATCATCCAGTTATAATTTATACTCATTCGCCCAAAATAATTCATACCAATCCGTGTGATTTCATGTCATTAGTCCAAAAACTCACTGGCCTTTCCAGTCATCATCACCCTAATTCTGACTCAGATACTAATTATCATGAAATTGACTCTAATTCAGATGAAAATCACAACAGCAGTTGTAATGCCGCCGTGGTTAATTCATCATTTCCTTGTTGCATTCCTACTGGGCAACCCATTTTTGATCCGCCTAATACTAGTGAAAATGGAGATGCATATAGTCAGAATATTCATAATGATTTTGGAGATAGCTTGGATTTCTTGTGCTCAACTCATGACCCGCTCTGTAGTTATACGGATTCCTTCTTCTACATTGAGTCTACTATGAAATCCTCCATCACTTCTTCTCCGTCTTCGTCGTTTGAAAGCATGAAGGAGCTTCCAGATTTTTGA
- the LOC129894973 gene encoding uncharacterized protein LOC129894973 translates to MAMVSKTRNMLEGLVKDGSFKWLTKTSSSLDENLDEMGSSSTGKSWLPELSPAANVVIRKCSKILGISMSQLQENFEAEASESIKHKSQHARNFLEYCCFRALALSIQVNGYLGDKQFRRLTFDMMVAWEFPAASSQPFASMDEDVTAGVEAFSRIASAVPIISNAIVTDSIFSVLTSSTGDRLLFSVYDKYLTNLERAIKKFKNQSESSHLSSLRTTRGEKILELDGTVTTQPVLEHVGISAWPGRLTLTDHALYFEAHRVVSYDKPKLYDLSDDLNQIVRPELTGPWGTRLFDKAVSYKSVSLSEPVIMEFPELKGHTRRDYWLAIIREVLHVHQFILKFQITGVERDEALLKAIFGILRVQALKDMSSKHSLCFEDLLMFNVCDQLPGGDLILETIANRSTVRAMERTNSPKPRNRMYSISASTLASNLGLVFGTSSHVPNEPGIVVGEISVGEMTPLEKAVKESRSNYKKVVQAQATVDGVKVDGLDTNLAVMKELLSPMMQLGNWILFLAYWEDPLKSMIFCSVFSFIIVRGWLCYAFALLLTFFAVFLVITRCLSQGKTVDELKVMAPPPMNAMEQLLAVQNAISQAEELIQDGNIVLLKFRALLLSIFPQATEKLVGVFLVSALILAFLPLRYIILLTFLELFTRYSPIRKAGTEKWTRRLREWWFSIPAAPVVLEKAKEDKKRR, encoded by the exons ATGGCTATGGTTAGCAAAACCAGAAATATGCTGGAGGGTCTGGTTAAAGATGGGTCGTTTAAATGGTTAACCAAAACCTCGAGTTCACTTGATGAAAATTTAGATGAGATGGGGTCTTCATCCACTGGCAAGAGCTGGTTGCCAGAGCTATCTCCTGCTGCAAATGTAGTTATCCGAAAATGCTCAAA AATCCTTGGTATTTCCATGAGTCAACTTCAAGAAAACTTTGAGGCGGAGGCTTCTGAATCCATAAAGCATAAATCTCAGCATGCGAGGAACTTCTTGGAATACTGTTGTTTTAGGGCTCTTGCCTTGTCTATACAAGTAAATGGTTACCTAGGCGACAAACAGTTTCGACGCCTTACATTTGACATGATGGTTGCATGGGAGTTTCCAGCAGCTTCTAGTCAGCCTTTTGCCAGT aTGGATGAAGATGTCACTGCTGGTGTAGAGGCTTTTTCCCGTATTGCTTCAGCAGTTCCTATAATTTCCAATGCGATAGTTACTGATAGTATTTTCAGTGTGCTTACGTCATCAACAGGCGATCGACTTCTATTCTCAGTCTACGACAAGTACCTGACTAATTTGGAAAG GgcaattaaaaaatttaagaacCAGTCCGAGTCATCCCATCTGTCTTCCTTACGTACAACAAGAGGGGAGAAAATTCTGGAGCTGGACGGGACCGTGACAACACAGCCGGTGCTTGAACATGTGGGAATTTCCGCATGGCCTG GTCGGCTAACTTTGACAGATCATGCTCTCTACTTTGAGGCACATCGTGTTGTGTCTTATGACAAGCCAAAGTTATATGATCTGTCAGATGATCTAAACCAGATTGTTAGACCCGAACTAACTGGACCATGGGGCACAAGACTCTTTGATAAAGCAGTCTCGTACAAATCAGTTTCCTT GTCAGAACCTGTTATAATGGAATTTCCTGAGCTTAAAGGACATACACGTCGTGACTATTGGTTAGCTATTATTCGGGAAGTTCTACATGTGCATCAGTTCATACTTAAATTCCAGATTACTGGAGTTGAGCGTGATGAGGCTCTTCTGAAAGCTATATTTGGCATATTGCGAGTACAAGCCCTAAAAGATATGAGCTCTAAACATTCACTTTGTTTTGAGGATCTTCTTATGTTCAACGTATGTGATCAGCTTCCCGGAGGAGACCTAATACTAGAAACAATTGCAAATAGGTCCACTGTGAGGGCAATGGAGCGGACAAACTCTCCCAAACCTAGAAACAGAATGTACTCAATTTCGGCTTCAACCTTGGCTTCCAACCTGGGCTTAGTTTTTGGGACAAGTTCTCATGTTCCTAATGAGCCAGGAATTGTTGTGGGTGAAATTTCTGTGGGGGAGATGACTCCCTTGGAAAAAGCAGTTAAGGAATCCAGAAGCAACTATAAAAAGGTGGTGCAAGCACAAGCTACAGTTGATGGAGTGAAAGTTGATGGTCTTGACACCAATTTGGCAGTGATGAAG GAGTTGCTCTCTCCTATGATGCAGCTTGGAAATTGGATTCTTTTTCTGGCTTACTGGGAAGACCCTTTAAAGTCCATGATTTTCTGCTCGGTTTTCTCATTCATTATTGTCAG AGGATGGCTGTGCTATGCCTTTGCACTATTGCTCACATTTTTTGCTGTCTTTTTGGTGATAACTCGCTGTTTAAGTCAAGGCAAGACAGTTGATGAACTAAAAGTAATGGCTCCACCTCCAATGAATGCCATGGAGCAACTTTTGGCTGTTCAAAATGCAATATctcaagctgaagaattaatccAGGATGGAAACATCGTTCTTCTCAAATTTCGCGCTTTACTTTTGTCCATCTTCCCACAG GCAACCGAGAAGTTAGTGGGTGTTTTTTTGGTCTCGGCACTAATTCTGGCATTCTTACCTTTGAGATACATAATCCTTCTGACTTTCCTGGAACTCTTCACAAGATATTCACCTATTCGGAAAGCAGGCACAGAAAAATGGACTAGAAGACTAAGGGAGTGGTGGTTCAGTATCCCGGCGGCTCCTGTAGTTCTTGAAAAAGCCAAAGAAGACAAAAAGAGGAGATGA
- the LOC129894209 gene encoding uncharacterized protein LOC129894209, whose protein sequence is MVKKKRASSLGVREAMDFLNQMMADKPFLPVVIPVFLVVWGIEKWIFSLTNWVPLAVAVWAVLQYGSYQRKILAEDLNKKWKQVLLETSPTTPLEQCEWLNKLLIEVWPNYISPRLSLRFSSIVERRMKQRRTKLIEKIELQEFSLGSKPPLLGLRGIRWSTSNDQQIAHLGFDWDTTDISIMLLAKLGKPLMGTARIVINSIHIKGDLRLVPILDGRAFLYSFVASPDVRIGVAFGSGGSQSLPGTELPGVSAWLVKLVNDSLAKRMVEPRRNCFALPAVNLFKRAVAGVLSVTVMSASKLSRSNLRSSPSKKQQSSSTDGYVENGNDYKDLRTFVEVELEELTRRTDVQPGSCPRWDSKFNMTLHEDAGTIKFNLFECTTGSVKYDYLTSCEIKMRYVADDSAIFWATGADFTSIARRAEFCGKEIEMTVPFEGINSGELTVKLVLKEWQFADGSHSSNGLPLGSQPSLYGTSSFLPRTGRKIYVTIVEGKDFPSKDKFGKPGSGCYVKFQYGKALKRSRTVPHTSDAVWNQKFEFDEIGGGEYLKIKCFIEEMFGDENIGSARVNLEGLIEGSPRDVWIPLEKVNSGELRLQIEAVRVEDYEGSKGSASNGWVELALIEAKDLVGADLRGTSDPYVRVQYGNLKRRTKVMYKTVNPKWHQTLEFPDDGSPLELHVKDHNHLLPTSSIGDCVVEYQRLPPNQMFDKWIPLQNVKKGEIHIQVTRKVPDLEKKTSLDTESSVTKARRQISNQMKQMMIKFQSFIEDDDLEGLSASLHEMESLHDTQEEFMVQLETEQTLLLNKINELGQEIINSSPCYALSRRPTLP, encoded by the exons ATGGTGAAGAAAAAGAGAGCAAGTTCCTTGGGTGTGAGGGAAGCTATGGATTTCTTGAATCAGATGATGGCTGATAAACCATTTCTTCCAGTTGTAATTCCTGTGTTTTTAGTTGTTTGGGGCATAGAAAAATGGATTTTCTCTCTCACCAATTGGGTTCCTCTTGCTGTGGCTGTCTGGGCAGTTTTACAG TATGGAAGTTACCAGCGCAAAATTCTTGCAGAAGACTTGAATAAGAAATGGAAGCAAGTCTTGCTGGAGACATCA CCAACAACACCTTTGGAACAGTGTGAGTGGCTGAATAAGCTATTAATTGAAGTTTGGCCTAATTATATTAGCCCGAGGCTTTCTTTGAGGTTCTCTTCTATTGTTGAG AGACGCATGAAACAACGAAGAACAAAGTTGATT GAAAAGATTGAATTACAAGAATTTTCACTTGGTTCTAAGCCTCCACTTTTAGGGCTTCGTGGAATACGGTGGTCAACGTCCAATGATCAG CAAATTGCGCATCTTGGTTTTGACTGGGACACTACCGATATAAGTATCATGTTGCTTGCCAAGTTGGGAAAGCCATTAATGGGGACTGCTCGGATAGTCATTAACAGTATCCACATCAAGGGTGAT CTTCGCTTAGTGCCAATTCTAGATGGAAGAGCATTTTTGTACTCATTTGTGGCTTCCCCGGATGTTAGGATAGGTGTTGCGTTTGGAAGTGGTGGAAGCCAATCTCTTCCAGGAACTGAGCTGCCAGGGGTTTCTGCATGGCTG GTTAAACTTGTTAATGACTCCTTAGCTAAGAGGATGGTTGAACCTCGCCGTAATTGTTTTGCTTTGCCCGCGGTGAATTTATTCAAAAGGGCTGTTGCCGGTGTACTCTCTGTCACCGTGATGTCTGCAAGCAAATTGTCAAGGAGTAACCTGAGGAGTAGCCCTTCCAAGAAACAACAGAGCTCATCAACAGATGGGTATGTGGAGAATGGCAACGATTACAAGGATTTGCGGACATTTGTTGAGGTTGAACTTGAAGAATTAACCAGGAGAACAGATGTCCAACCAGGATCTTGCCCTAGATGGGACTCGAAGTTCAATATGACTCTACACGAGGATGCAGGAACAATTAAGTTCAATTTATTTGAATGCACTACTGGCAGTGTGAAGTATGACTATCTGACAAGCTGTGAAATAAAG ATGAGATATGTTGCAGACGATTCAGCAATATTTTGGGCGACGGGAGCTGACTTCACTTCTATAGCCAGACGTGCTGAGTTTTGTGGTAAAGAAATTGAAATGACGGTGCCATTTGAGGGGATCAATTCAGGGGAG TTGACGGTGAAACTTGTCTTAAAGGAATGGCAATTTGCTGATGGTTCACATAGCTCAAATGGTTTGCCTCTCGGCTCTCAGCCTTCACTCTATGGCACATCAAGTTTCCTACCTAGAACAGGAAGAAAAATCTATGTGACAATAGTTGAAGGAAAAGATTTTccatcaaaagataaatttggaAAGCCTGGTTCTGGCTGTTACGTGAAATTCCAGTATGGGAAG GCTCTCAAAAGATCGAGAACTGTTCCACATACGTCAGATGCTGTCTGGAATCAGAAgtttgagtttgatgaaattggtGGTGGTGAATATCTGAAGATAAAGTGCTTTATCGAGGAGATGTTTGGAGATGAGAACATCGGCAGTGCACGAGTAAACTTAGAAGGACTTATAGAAGGTTCCCCAAGGGACGTTTGGATTCCTCTTGAAAAAGTGAATTCTGGAGAATTGCGGCTCCAGATTGAAGCAGTCAGAGTTGAGGACTATGAAGGATCCAAG GGTTCAGCTTCCAATGGTTGGGTTGAGCTTGCTCTCATTGAAGCAAAAGACCTTGTTGGTGCAGATCTCCGAGGAACCAGTGATCCTTATGTGAGGGTACAATATGGGAACTTGAAGAGAAGAACTAAG GTTATGTATAAAACGGTGAATCCTAAATGGCACCAGACGCTAGAATTTCCTGACGATGGGAGTCCGCTGGAGTTGCATGTTAAGGACCACAACCATTTGCTGCCAACATCAAGCATTGGTGATTGTGTTGTTGAGTACCAGAGGTTGCCTCCAAATCAAATGTTCGATAAGTGGATACCCCTTCAAAATGTCAAGAAGGGAGAGATCCATATTCAAGTCACACGTAAAGTTCCAGATCTAGAAAAGAAAACAAGCTTAGATACTGAGTCCTCAGTAACCAAAGCACGCCGCCAAATTTCTAACCAG ATGAAGCAAATGATGATTAAGTTCCAGTCTTTTATCGAAGACGATGATCTGGAAGGACTTTCAGCATCGCTGCACGAAATGGAAAGCCTACATGACACACAAGAAGAGTTTATGGTCCAACTTGAAACTGAACAGACACTTTTACTCAACAAGATAAATGAGCTTGGCCAGGAAATCATTAATTCGTCACCTTGCTATGCTTTGAGTAGAAGACCTACTTTACCTTGA